From the Pleurodeles waltl isolate 20211129_DDA chromosome 6, aPleWal1.hap1.20221129, whole genome shotgun sequence genome, the window GTAAGTGTGCAATTAAAGCATGTAGTGGGGGTATGTGTGTACGGTGGGTTACATGGTGGTGTGGGTTGAAAAAGGGATTGTGGTTCCAGACCCCAAACTCTGCGGTCACTGGTGCTTTATTGGTTTCTGTGTATTACATCAAGGTACGGGCATATGGCTGAGGTTCCTTTGACCCCTGAGAATGGGGATTCGCTTCCTGCTACATCACTTCCTCCTCTGGTCTTAGTAGGGGATACCATGGGTGAGGTTACTTCCTgggtgagaaaaagaggggggagcccttttaaattatactttttttctttcactcctgcttttgtttcatcatttttcttccttttcattttttctttctttcttgtttttttctttctgcctTTCCATTTCTGACTCTTTaattgtctttatttgtagataaGCATGAACGCTGCCAACCAGACCTTAGTGACTGACTTCATTCTTGTTGGACTCACCAGCATACATGAGCTGCAGGTTATGTACTTCATTCTATTTTTGCTTATCTACATCCTCACAGTCACCTCTAACACTATTATCATTGTCATTGTAAGACTGGATTACAATCTCCACACCCCCATGTACTTTTTCCTGAGTCACTTTGCATTTTTAGAAATTTGGTACATCACAGCCACTGTACCCGCTATGCTTTCTAGCTTCTtgacaaaaagaaaatgtatttcttatcAAGGCTGCATTACGCAGTCATGCTTTTTCTTCTGCTTAGGAGCTACCGAATTCTTTATCTTGGCCGTCATGGCCTTAGATCGCTATGCGGCCATCTGTAACCCTCTGCGGTACCCGGCTATCATGAACCAAAGGGTATGTGGAAAGCTAGCTGGAGCATCCTGGCTTGGAGGCTTTATGACTGGATGGGTCTTCACCATCCCAACCTCCAGACTGACCTTTTGTGCCGACAACAGGATTGACCACTTTTTTTGTGATTTTGCCCCACTTTTAACCTTGGCATGTTCAGACAAATCCCCAAGTGAGATTACCTTTTTCTTTCTATCTTACTCCGTAGTGCTGAGCTCCCTTCTACTCACCACAGTGTCCTACTTCAACATCGGGAAGACCATTGTGAGGATCCCATCCAAAGCGGGGCGCCAGAAGGCCTTCTCCACCTGTGCCTCTCACCTGACTGTGGTGGTTATCTTCTATGGGACGGTCATCTTCATGTACCTGCGACCAGCATCGAGCTACTCCTTTCACATGGACAAAGTGATATCTGTGTTCTACTGTGCAATTACACCCTTCCTGAATCCACTGATTTACAGTCTACGGAACCACGATGTTCGGAAGGCTCTGCACAAAGCAAGCACGAAACTCAGAGCATCCTTCCTACAAAATTAAGAGCATACCTGATGGATTTCTATTTAGATTATGCATTTAAATTCCTGCTCTCAGTGAATCTGAAGTAGGGTAAATGTTTGTATTTTATTCATGTCATCTTCTCACATGATAGTGCATTAGAGAGGTGATTTGAAATATCGAATCAGTTCTGCATGGTTGCTCCTTGAGACAATGTAGTACCTGGAAAAATGGCATAGAAATTAGGCTGATTCTGCTGCTGTGTTCTGCAGGGCACGAGTTCAAATGTATGATTGGCCACCTCAACTTTTATCCTTGTGCAGTTGATCAAAAACAAAGCAATTGGCAAAACTCTTGTATTAAGTGCCAATTAAAAGATTTTATTAGAATTACGGGAGTGAAATGTGGGCAAAGTTAAACACTTATGGGTAAAAATCCTTTTTTAGGGAGAGATGAAGTAAAGCAATTTGGTAGAGAGAAGGGCATTCCCCTAGGCAAACAAATGACAATAAATGAAATCACATATTTATCAGTGCAGATTCCAGCAATTTTTCTATGGTCTGTGTAATCTGAGTCCCCACAGGTTTGGACAACTTGACAGTCTGAGCAGTAGTTTGCAAATGCATGTATCAACCATGGATGACTATAGATGTCAATAATAAGAAAGTAGAGTGGTAAGGAATTATGGGTATCCTGGCACATAAGCATAAACTGCATCATGAGTTGTCCAAATGTGTGGTATATACACTGCGTGGTTGTGAGAGATAACAGCCAGCTGACAGATGGAGCCAGATGGCAGTGTGTGGTGAAATCTTCAAGTATAAAATGCTGGTGTTGTAAGAGATTCATGATGCATATGGAATGTAGTGAAAATTCGGAGGGAGGGCAGTTGCAGCTGAGGAGCTGGATCTGGAGGTCACTCATATGTGAAGAAATAAAcacaggggcatacttacaaggaaCTGGCATATCAGCTCCGTTGcaaccctaacaacaccatggtagcactgtagtgtaaccaccatggaaaggctggtggtatgggaatTCGTAATACCCAGGCGGATTACAACCgcggggaccgccaggctgcaggctggctgcagcctggcggtgttgtcggtttgaccgtggcggctttgctatggtcataatagggcagtcggacCGCTCTGCCTGTACAACTGCCATCGCAAGTGTGGTGGTCTTGATTACTGTTGGTGATCTTCTTCCAATCTTCTGTTTTTTTATAGCTTGGGACTCGCACTACGTTTTGCGAGGATGATCTCAGCACCCTAGATAGATTATAACGGGCAAACATGTgtactgcgccacttttcttgcgccctatacctcccccctaccaccaccaaatttgagccgtatttaaaatacagcacaccatagggcagggtagggggcaatagcataatttttcatgacgtAATTGATGTACTatgtaggagtagcgccaaaatattggcggtactcctgcagagaacacaggggcccactataaataatggaagccccattttaacgcctgctctgagcaggcgttaaaagtgccatagatAATTATGCAggaaatctgttacatttccttgcaccattttttcagcccaactaacgggggaacaccccctttgcatatattatgcctggtgcaggcatagtgtagcacaaagggttacacagtggagcaatgtatgcattgaaccactttgttaatatggctcaaggattttggcctcgttgggccacattagcatcaaaagaaatgacgctaatgtggctcaaggtggcgctaggggctcttaaatatgctactAATATTCTATGGTTTAATCCAAAGACCAGCCTTGCCACAGCATTCTGCACTATTTGTACTTTGTCCGTTAGGTACTTAAGACTGTCAACCCGTAAATAGTTGTGAAAAGCAAGCCAAGCTAATATTGAAGCTCGGGCTACTGCAACTCTTGTGGAGGTGGGGATAAAAGGGAGGATCTTGGATCTTTCGGACAACGCTTATAAGGTGCATCCACGTGTTGGTGTGTGTTACTACTTGAGGTTTAATGTCAGCTCAGAATCAAATATGATTCCAAAGTTTCTGGCCTGTTTAACTAGGATTGAAGCCTCCCTAGTTTTGATGACCACCACATCCACAACCAAATGTCCCATTTACCAATGACAAGGAATCATTTATCTAGTATGTGACATCTCCCATGTACGTTGAGGACAACTGGGGTCTCTGTCCACTCCTAATATAGGGTTTATCGTGAGTATATGCAAAAACCTTTGACTAAATGAGTCAATTAGCCTTGCCAAGAGGGGTACATGTAGACCTAACAACAATGGGCTCAATGCAGAGTCCTGTGGTACACCCatcaaggtgtttttttgcaagagATCGAAAATACCCGTAGGTGGACAATTTGCATATGTTTCACAAAACAGATGTAAACCATTTTTTAACTGTGCCTACAATGCACATGTCTGCTAGCCTCTTCAGTAATATAGCATGGAAGATGCTGCCAAATGTGTTGACATATCAAGCAATATCATAGCCTTTATCTAGAGCGGAACATATATCATCTGTGGCTTTAGCAAGCACTGCATCTGTGGTCAGACCCTTTTTAAAATCATCGGTGTGATCGGTGTGAAATAGCTCTCTTTGCCAAGAACTCACTCAGCTATTTGTTAATTACTGCTTCTGTGATCTCCTCGAAAAGTAAAAGCAGGGAGACAGGGCGAGAGTTAGAAATTATCAGTGGGCCTAGTGAACTTCACATTCCATCCGCAGAGAGAACCGTGGCATATTCACACTAGTTGCACGCATCA encodes:
- the LOC138301480 gene encoding olfactory receptor 6Y1-like — translated: MNAANQTLVTDFILVGLTSIHELQVMYFILFLLIYILTVTSNTIIIVIVRLDYNLHTPMYFFLSHFAFLEIWYITATVPAMLSSFLTKRKCISYQGCITQSCFFFCLGATEFFILAVMALDRYAAICNPLRYPAIMNQRVCGKLAGASWLGGFMTGWVFTIPTSRLTFCADNRIDHFFCDFAPLLTLACSDKSPSEITFFFLSYSVVLSSLLLTTVSYFNIGKTIVRIPSKAGRQKAFSTCASHLTVVVIFYGTVIFMYLRPASSYSFHMDKVISVFYCAITPFLNPLIYSLRNHDVRKALHKASTKLRASFLQN